The nucleotide window GTGCACGGCCAGCGCCGTGGGCGCCGAGTCGATCGCCTGCCCCAGCTGGTACGACCCGAGGAACGGGTAGATCTCCAGCGGTTCGCCGGCCAGGGTGTCCGGCACCGGCGAGTAGTGGGTGAGCGCGACAAGCATGTCGCAGTCGAGTGAGCGCAGCGCCGCACCGAGACGGTCGGCGCTGTCGGTGGTGGTGCGCACGAAGGCCTTCATCTCGGGCTCGCCGAAGTCACTCGCGCACCGCCCGGCGAACCCGCCGCCGAAGCCCTTGACGCCGGCGATGCCGAGCCGGCCACCCGCGCAGTCCAGCACCACGCCATTGCCCTCCAGCACTGTGATGCCCGCGTCCTCCAGCACCTTGACCACCTGTGGCACCTGGTCACACTGGTGGTCGTGGTTGCCGAGCACAGTCACCACAGGTACGGCCAACCCGCCGAACTCCTCTGCCACACAGCGCGCCTCGGCCTCGGTGCCGTGCCGGGTCAGGTCCCCGGCCAGCAGCAGCACGTCGGCGCACTCCGGCAGCTCCTCCAACGCCGGTCGGAACCGGCCGACCACGTCCTCGTCCAGATGCACGTCGCCCACAGCGGCGATCCGGATCACCATGGAACCTCCCTCAGGGCAGTTGCTCGATCTCCGTGGGTGCCTGGGCGCGGATCACCCCGATGTCGCTGGTGATCGGCACGTCCGGGAAGCGCTCGGACACCCGACGCAGGATCTCCTCCCGCCGGTGCGGGCTCTCCACCTCGCCGTAGAGCACGAGGGCGCGTTCCCGTCGAATCACGGTGATCCCCTGTTCGGCGACGGCGGGGTCCTCGACGAGCAGCCGTTGGATCTCCGCTTCGACGTACTCGTCCGGTGGCCCGGCGCCGATGTCGCGATGGTGGGTCACGATGTCCCCTCTCCTGGCTGGGTGCCGGCGTCCGGCACCACCTCCAGCCGGTCCAGCAGCACCAGGAACGCCTCGGCGTACGGCGAGTGCTGCGTCTCCTTGCGTACCCGTTCCCAGTCGATCTGCTCGCGCAGCGAGCGGGCCAGCGGCAGGCCGCGGGCGAAGTCGCAGTAGTGCTGGGAGAAGCTGAGCAGTTTGTGCACCATCAGCTGGGTGGCGGACAGCACCGGCATGTGGATCGCGTCCACCGGCCGGACGACCGTGTCGGCGAACGTCTCCTCGGTCACCGGTGTCTCGATCGGCCGGTGGATCAGGTCCACCATCCGGCCGTCGTCGAAGACCTTCACCAACCAGTCCTCGGGTGGACGCTCGGCCACGAAGCCGGCGGTCACCAGAGCCTCCAGCGCCTGTTCGACGTCGGCCTCCCGGATCAGGAAGTCGACGTCGTGGTCGCTGGAGTGGCCCCCGTGGGCGTAGACGGCGAAGCTGCCGCCCAGGGCGAACGGAATCTCGGACTGCTTGAGCACGGCGGCGACCTTCTTGAGGGTGTGCACAAGACTCTCGTCCCCGCGCTCAGCCATCTGGTTCCTCCGTCGTCGTGTTGGTGGACCGGCGGTTGGGTTTCAAACTCCGGTACCCGGCATTCCGGTCGGCCACACCTGCTGCTGTCGCGGTCGGGCGTCAACAGTGATAAAGCACCACAAACCTCGCGGAGCAGGTGCGTGGGTCGGATAACCTGTGGAGAGTGGCCAGATCATCGGGGATGCGACGACGCAAGGCCCGATTGCGCACCGTCGCCCTGATCGGCATCGACGGTTCGGGCAAGACCACTCAGGCACACCGGTTGGCCGACGCGCTGAACGCCGCCGGACGCCCCGCCACCTACCGCCGCAACGCCAGTGGCCGGCGCTGGCTCGGCCGGCTCGCCCACCGCCTCGGCCGGCCGGACGCGCAACGGCTCGTCGGGCGTGACGGCGTGCTGGCCGTGGAGTCGGTGCTGCGCTGGCTCGCCATCGCCGTCGCCCTGCTCAGTTGTCTGCTCACCGGCCGGACGGCGGTGATGGACCGCTACTCGGCCTGCCAGTACGCGAGCATCCGGGCGCACGGCGGACAGCGCTGGGAGCGGCTCGCCCGGGCCGGGTACCGGCTGTTCCCGACGCCGCAGGTGACCTTCCTGCTCGCCGTCGACCCGGCGGAGGCGTACCGGCGCATCGAGGAACGCGGCACCGACCACGAGACGATGGGGTGGCTGACCGCCGCCGACACCGCCTACCGGGCACTGCCCGAATACCCCAGCTTCGTGCTGGTGGACGCTGGCCGCCCGGCCGAGGAGGTGACCGAGCAGATTCAGGCGCACCTGGAGACCTGGCTGCCGCCCGCCGCGCCGGCCGGGGATGACGTCGGCCCGGTGGTGGCTCAGGCCCGCCCGTAGACCGGAACGGTGGCGCCACTGGTCGGGGCGGACTCGGCCGACGCGAGGAACCGGATCACCGGCGCGATCTCGTCCGGGGTCACCCAGCGGGAATGGTCGGCGTCCGGCTGGGCCGCCCGGTTCGCCGGGGTGTCGATGACACTGGGCAGCACCGTGTTGCAGCGCACGTTCTGCGACCGGTACTCCACCGCGACCGCGTTGGCGAAGGCCAGCACCGCCGCCTTGGCCGTCGAGTAGCCGGCCGCGCCCCGGAACGGGGCGACCGCCGCGCGAGCCGAGACGCAGACCACCGCGCCGCCGCCGGACGCCACCAGGTGCGGCAGCGCGGTCTGCGTGACCAGGTAGGTCGGCCGCAGGTTGACGGTGAGCATCCGCTCAAACTCCTCGACCGGCGTCTCGTGCACCAACCCGCCGCTGGCGTACCCCCCGACGAGGTTGACCACCGCGCGCAGCGGCGCCGCCGGTTCGCCGGCGGCGGCCTCGACCGCCTGCGCCGCGCCCGCCGGGTCACCCAGGTCCGCGACGACCCGGACCAGTCCGGCCGCCGCCGGCTCCGACCCGGGCCGGGCTTTCCGCTCCGGTACGACCACCCGCCAGCCCGCCTCGACGAACGCGGTGACCACAGCCCCGCCCAGCCCGCCGAACCCCCCGGTAACCACAACGCTGCGCACAACCATGCCCCCACGCTAGCGCCCCCCACCCCACCCTCCGTCGATCATGGAGTTGTTGCCGTGACACGCCGAGTTGAGTGACAACAACTTCATGATCGAGGTCTGCCCTGGGCAGAGGGGGTGGGTGGTTTCGGTCTTGGGGGCGCAGGATCGCTCCATGCGGATCCTCATTCTAGGTGGCACTCGATTCCTCGGCCGGGCTACGGCCAAGCTCGCCGTCGAGCAGGGTCACGAGGTGACCTGTGCGGCCCGGGGCGTGTCCGGCGTCGTACCGGCCGGGGCGCGATTCGTGGCGGCCGACCGCGATGATCCCGAGTCGCTCGTCCCGCTCGCCGACGCGGGCTTCGACGCCGTGGTCGACGTGACCCGCCAGATCAGCCATGCCCGGCACGCGCTGGCCGCGCTTGCCGACCACGTCGGCCACTGGTCGCTCGTGTCGACGATCTCGGTGTACGCGGACCACACCACCCCGGGCCAGACCGCAGCGGACGCGCCGATCCTGGCCCCGGCACCGCCGGACGTGGACGGGCCGATCGGTCCGGACCACCGCTGGTACGGCGAGTGCAAGGTGAGCATCGAGCAACTGGTCCGGGAGCGGGTCGGCGAGGACCGTGCGTTCATTTGCCGGGCGGGGCTGATCGTCGGCGCGGAGGACCCGAGCGACCGTTTCCCGTACTGGGTTCGGCGGCTGTCGGCAGGTGGCGAGGTGCTGGCACCCGGACGCCCGACCGACCGGGTGCAGTTCGTGGACGTCGCCGATCTGGCGCGTTGGCTGTTGCACGCTGCGGGCGCCGGCCTCAGCGGCACGTACGACGGGACGGGTCCGGCGATGTCCCGGGCTGATTTGTTGGCCGGGGTGGCCGCCGGGTTGGGCGTCGCCGACCCGCTCCTCACCTGGGTCGATCAGGAGTTCCTGCTGTCCCACGACGTACGCGAGTGGTCGGGGGAGCGGGCGCTGCCGCTCTGGGTGCGACTGCCGGAGACCGCTGGCCTGATGGACCGGGACGTCCGTCCGGCCCTGGACGCCGGGTTGACGGTCCGTCCGCTGGCCGACACCGTTCGGGCGACCGCGTCCTGGATGGCCGCGCATCCGACGGCCGTCCGGCAGGGTGGACTCGACCCGGCGGATGAGGCGGCGATCCTGGGGAAGTGGCAGGCTGTGCGGGACCGGTGATCCCAGATGGTCGAAGTTTCCCCCACCTCGGACAGTCATAGTTGACGCTCACGCCTGGTGAAAGTAAGTTTCATCCGT belongs to Micromonospora ureilytica and includes:
- a CDS encoding nucleotidyltransferase family protein yields the protein MAERGDESLVHTLKKVAAVLKQSEIPFALGGSFAVYAHGGHSSDHDVDFLIREADVEQALEALVTAGFVAERPPEDWLVKVFDDGRMVDLIHRPIETPVTEETFADTVVRPVDAIHMPVLSATQLMVHKLLSFSQHYCDFARGLPLARSLREQIDWERVRKETQHSPYAEAFLVLLDRLEVVPDAGTQPGEGTS
- a CDS encoding NAD-dependent epimerase/dehydratase family protein, whose translation is MRILILGGTRFLGRATAKLAVEQGHEVTCAARGVSGVVPAGARFVAADRDDPESLVPLADAGFDAVVDVTRQISHARHALAALADHVGHWSLVSTISVYADHTTPGQTAADAPILAPAPPDVDGPIGPDHRWYGECKVSIEQLVRERVGEDRAFICRAGLIVGAEDPSDRFPYWVRRLSAGGEVLAPGRPTDRVQFVDVADLARWLLHAAGAGLSGTYDGTGPAMSRADLLAGVAAGLGVADPLLTWVDQEFLLSHDVREWSGERALPLWVRLPETAGLMDRDVRPALDAGLTVRPLADTVRATASWMAAHPTAVRQGGLDPADEAAILGKWQAVRDR
- a CDS encoding SDR family NAD(P)-dependent oxidoreductase is translated as MVVRSVVVTGGFGGLGGAVVTAFVEAGWRVVVPERKARPGSEPAAAGLVRVVADLGDPAGAAQAVEAAAGEPAAPLRAVVNLVGGYASGGLVHETPVEEFERMLTVNLRPTYLVTQTALPHLVASGGGAVVCVSARAAVAPFRGAAGYSTAKAAVLAFANAVAVEYRSQNVRCNTVLPSVIDTPANRAAQPDADHSRWVTPDEIAPVIRFLASAESAPTSGATVPVYGRA
- a CDS encoding dTMP kinase, yielding MRRRKARLRTVALIGIDGSGKTTQAHRLADALNAAGRPATYRRNASGRRWLGRLAHRLGRPDAQRLVGRDGVLAVESVLRWLAIAVALLSCLLTGRTAVMDRYSACQYASIRAHGGQRWERLARAGYRLFPTPQVTFLLAVDPAEAYRRIEERGTDHETMGWLTAADTAYRALPEYPSFVLVDAGRPAEEVTEQIQAHLETWLPPAAPAGDDVGPVVAQARP
- a CDS encoding metallophosphoesterase family protein, yielding MVIRIAAVGDVHLDEDVVGRFRPALEELPECADVLLLAGDLTRHGTEAEARCVAEEFGGLAVPVVTVLGNHDHQCDQVPQVVKVLEDAGITVLEGNGVVLDCAGGRLGIAGVKGFGGGFAGRCASDFGEPEMKAFVRTTTDSADRLGAALRSLDCDMLVALTHYSPVPDTLAGEPLEIYPFLGSYQLGQAIDSAPTALAVHGHAHAGTERGTTPGGVRVRNVAHPVIKQAYSVFHVGDQLDTDQVSPIGQSGSQRSWS